A single region of the Halictus rubicundus isolate RS-2024b unplaced genomic scaffold, iyHalRubi1_principal scaffold0045, whole genome shotgun sequence genome encodes:
- the LOC143363380 gene encoding LOW QUALITY PROTEIN: uncharacterized protein LOC143363380 (The sequence of the model RefSeq protein was modified relative to this genomic sequence to represent the inferred CDS: inserted 1 base in 1 codon), with amino-acid sequence MSGLTGRKATYPGSGLDSSAFGRRGRLTFRLTLVLSGHGCFGEYLHRMGREPTAQCHHCGEDVDTARHTLEECPXWAEPRCVLRAAVEGWDLSLSTVVDHMVDSVRSWKVVASFCEDVMSRKEAAERARERDPGSARSVLARRRHPRRHLFKQIKDKAGSKMEGIQTIRKSRGGDLVIELEKGLEGSEMEKTVKEALGEDTHKVQK; translated from the exons ATGTCGGGTTTAACAGGACGGAAGGctacttaccctggttccggtctcgatagctcggcgttcgg gaggcggggaaggttgaccttccgcctcacgctggtgctctccggccatggttgcttcggagagtacctgcacagaatggggcgggagccgactgcgcagtgccaccactgcggcgaagatgtggacacggcgcggcacactctggaggagtgcc gctggGCTGAGCCGCGctgtgtccttagagccgcggtggaagggtgggacctctcgctgtcgaccgtggttgaccacatggtcgacagcgtgaggtcgtggaaggtggtggcctccttctgcgaggacgtgatgtctcggaaggaggccgccgagcgggcccgggagagggacccgggctccgcgaggagtgtTTTGGCGCGGAGACGAcacccgcgccgac ATTTGTTCAAACAAATTAAGGACAAGGCGGGTAGTAAAATGGAAGGGATTCAGACTATAAGGAAGTCCAGAGGGGGGGATTTGGTCATAGAGTTAGAAAAAGGGTTGGAAGGGAGCGAAATGGAGAAAACCGTCAAAGAAGCATTGGGTGAAGATACGCATAAGGTACAAAAATAG